A single window of Clostridia bacterium DNA harbors:
- the rplQ gene encoding 50S ribosomal protein L17, which yields MPYAKLGRPKDARRALFRSLVTSLLDKEAIITTEAKASEVNAIAEKLITNAKRGDLHARRQAAAFLLDEDVLKKLFDNIAPRYKDRPGGYTRIVKLGPRRGDAAPMVRLELV from the coding sequence ATGCCATACGCCAAACTCGGCCGTCCGAAGGACGCGCGCCGCGCCTTGTTCCGCAGCCTCGTCACCTCCCTCCTGGACAAGGAAGCGATCATCACGACGGAGGCCAAGGCCAGCGAGGTCAACGCGATCGCCGAGAAGCTGATCACGAACGCGAAGCGCGGCGACCTGCACGCCCGTCGCCAGGCGGCCGCGTTCCTCCTGGACGAGGACGTGCTGAAAAAGCTCTTCGACAACATCGCGCCGCGGTACAAGGACCGGCCGGGCGGCTACACGCGGATCGTCAAGCTGGGGCCGCGCCGCGGCGACGCCGCGCCGATGGTCCGCCTTGAGCTCGTCTGA
- the amrS gene encoding AmmeMemoRadiSam system radical SAM enzyme yields MRVLARHAEALQDGTARCRLCPKRCLVRPGEAGDCRVRVNEGGRLWAAGYGRLAAVAVEPVEKKPFFHYRPGRLCLSVGTFGCNLHCDYCQNWTISQTDGVASGTGSPAPDVRPEDVLERALAARAADPRVDAVCFTFTEPVVSFEFVIDVAREARRLGFAVLLKTNGFAEPEPWTELLDVADAVNVDLKGLDDAYYGRALGGWSGPVRASIEAAFRAGVHVEVTTLLVPGEFDDPEEVEAIAAWLAGLSRDIPLHLPRFYPDFRRGGEPMRREALAAAREAARRHLRYVYLTASSTAGDTDTRCDACGARLVRRHGLVVEREALVDAPTGFRCGACGAAHAFR; encoded by the coding sequence ATGCGCGTCCTCGCCCGCCACGCCGAGGCCCTGCAGGACGGGACGGCGCGCTGCCGCCTCTGCCCGAAGCGCTGCCTCGTCCGCCCGGGCGAGGCCGGGGATTGCCGCGTGCGCGTGAACGAGGGCGGGCGGCTGTGGGCGGCCGGCTATGGCCGCCTGGCGGCGGTGGCCGTCGAGCCGGTGGAAAAGAAGCCGTTCTTCCACTACCGGCCGGGCCGCCTGTGCCTCTCCGTGGGCACGTTCGGCTGCAACCTCCATTGCGACTACTGCCAGAACTGGACGATCTCCCAGACGGACGGCGTGGCATCCGGGACGGGGTCGCCCGCGCCGGATGTGCGGCCGGAGGACGTGCTGGAGCGCGCCCTCGCCGCGCGGGCCGCCGACCCCCGGGTGGATGCCGTCTGCTTCACCTTCACGGAGCCCGTCGTGTCCTTCGAGTTCGTGATCGATGTCGCTCGGGAAGCCCGGCGCCTCGGATTCGCCGTGCTGCTGAAGACGAACGGCTTCGCGGAACCGGAGCCGTGGACGGAGCTTCTCGACGTCGCGGACGCCGTCAACGTCGACCTCAAGGGCCTGGACGACGCGTACTACGGCCGCGCGCTCGGTGGCTGGAGCGGGCCCGTGCGGGCTTCCATCGAGGCGGCGTTCAGGGCCGGTGTGCACGTGGAGGTGACGACGCTCCTCGTCCCCGGCGAGTTCGACGACCCTGAGGAGGTGGAGGCCATCGCCGCGTGGCTGGCCGGGCTGAGCCGCGACATCCCCCTGCACCTGCCCCGCTTCTACCCTGACTTCCGTCGCGGCGGCGAGCCGATGCGGCGCGAGGCCCTCGCCGCCGCAAGAGAGGCGGCGCGGCGCCACCTGCGGTACGTCTACCTCACGGCCTCGTCCACCGCGGGCGACACGGACACGCGTTGCGACGCGTGCGGAGCGCGGCTGGTGCGGCGCCACGGCTTGGTCGTCGAGCGCGAGGCGCTCGTGGACGCGCCCACCGGCTTCCGCTGCGGCGCCTGCGGCGCCGCGCACGCCTTTCGCTGA
- a CDS encoding energy-coupling factor transporter ATPase produces the protein MDAPLIEVVGLHYRYPDPHGSGVQALSHVDLRVARGEWLAVLGSNGSGKSTLARCLNGLLVPEAGTVRVAGLLTSEPRHLREIRRRVGLVFQNPDNQIVAPVVEDDVAFGPENLGLPPEEIRRRVRRALEATGLAELSGRAPSQLSGGQKQRLAIAGALAMEPEAIVFDEATSMLDPVGRGDVIRTVSELRRSTGLSVVWITHDMAEAALADRVVVLHQGRVVADGPPVDVLTRAEDLRRWGLAPPHSVVLAERLRADGVPLGEPAAVPAHTIEGLVEALCRLWSSA, from the coding sequence GTGGACGCCCCGCTCATCGAGGTCGTAGGCCTGCACTACCGCTACCCCGACCCGCACGGGAGCGGCGTGCAGGCCTTGTCGCATGTCGACCTGCGCGTGGCGCGCGGCGAGTGGTTGGCCGTTCTGGGGAGCAATGGCTCCGGCAAGTCCACGCTCGCGCGCTGCCTGAACGGGCTGCTCGTGCCGGAAGCCGGCACGGTGCGCGTCGCCGGCCTGCTGACCAGCGAGCCGCGCCACCTGCGGGAGATCCGGCGGCGCGTCGGCCTCGTCTTCCAGAACCCGGACAACCAGATCGTGGCGCCGGTCGTCGAGGACGACGTGGCCTTCGGGCCGGAGAACCTCGGCCTGCCGCCGGAAGAGATCCGGCGGCGGGTGCGCCGGGCGCTCGAAGCGACCGGCCTCGCGGAGCTGTCCGGCAGGGCGCCCTCGCAGCTCTCCGGCGGGCAGAAGCAGCGGCTCGCGATCGCCGGGGCCCTCGCGATGGAGCCGGAGGCGATCGTCTTCGACGAGGCGACATCCATGCTGGACCCGGTCGGGCGCGGCGACGTGATCCGCACGGTGTCGGAACTGCGGCGATCGACAGGGCTGTCCGTGGTGTGGATCACGCACGACATGGCCGAGGCGGCCCTGGCCGACCGCGTCGTCGTGCTGCACCAGGGCCGCGTGGTGGCGGACGGGCCCCCCGTGGACGTCCTGACGCGCGCGGAGGACTTGCGCCGGTGGGGCCTCGCCCCGCCGCACTCGGTGGTCCTCGCGGAGCGGCTGCGAGCCGACGGCGTTCCGCTCGGGGAGCCGGCCGCCGTCCCGGCGCACACCATCGAAGGGTTGGTGGAGGCCCTGTGCCGATTGTGGTCGAGCGCCTGA
- a CDS encoding energy-coupling factor transporter ATPase: MPIVVERLTYRYDPADRDSPPALREISLSIADGERVGLAGATGSGKTTLALHFNGLLSPTEGRVVVDGIDPCAPGLSRAARARARRELRRKVGIVFQYPETQLFEETVADDIAYGPRNLGLPEDEVQARVRRAMQDVGLDPALARRSPFQLSGGQMRRVALAGVLAIDPDILVLDEPTAGLDPQGREALLDFIGRWQRGGSRPRTLVYVSHAMDEMATLVDRMVVLHRGEVVADGPPREVFARADLRQWGLEPPPATAFLRGLAACGWPVRADALTLDEARARVAAAWRARDGARHGAGGAAAGPDGQPRGGRRPARPGEAQA; the protein is encoded by the coding sequence GTGCCGATTGTGGTCGAGCGCCTGACCTACCGGTACGACCCGGCCGACCGCGACTCGCCCCCGGCGCTGCGGGAGATCTCGCTCTCGATCGCCGACGGCGAGCGCGTCGGCCTGGCGGGCGCGACCGGCTCCGGCAAGACGACGCTCGCCCTTCACTTCAACGGCCTGCTCTCGCCGACGGAGGGCCGGGTCGTCGTCGACGGCATCGACCCGTGCGCGCCCGGCCTCTCGCGTGCGGCCCGCGCACGGGCGCGCCGCGAGCTGCGGCGCAAGGTGGGCATCGTCTTCCAGTACCCGGAGACGCAGCTGTTCGAGGAGACGGTCGCGGACGATATCGCGTACGGGCCCCGCAACCTGGGCCTTCCGGAGGACGAGGTGCAGGCGCGCGTGAGACGGGCCATGCAGGACGTCGGCCTCGACCCGGCGCTGGCGCGCCGCTCGCCGTTCCAGCTCTCCGGCGGCCAGATGCGGCGGGTGGCGCTGGCCGGCGTGCTGGCGATCGATCCCGACATCCTCGTGCTGGACGAGCCCACGGCCGGTCTCGACCCGCAGGGGCGCGAGGCGCTGCTCGACTTCATCGGGCGCTGGCAGCGCGGCGGATCGCGGCCGCGCACCCTCGTGTACGTTTCGCACGCGATGGACGAGATGGCCACGCTCGTGGACCGCATGGTGGTGTTGCACCGCGGCGAAGTCGTGGCCGACGGTCCACCGCGCGAAGTGTTCGCGCGGGCCGACCTCCGCCAGTGGGGCCTCGAGCCCCCGCCGGCGACGGCGTTCCTGCGCGGGCTTGCGGCGTGCGGCTGGCCCGTGCGCGCGGACGCGCTGACGCTGGACGAGGCGCGGGCGCGCGTGGCCGCCGCGTGGCGTGCCCGTGACGGCGCGCGCCACGGCGCGGGCGGGGCGGCCGCCGGGCCGGATGGGCAACCCCGTGGCGGCCGGCGCCCGGCGCGACCGGGGGAGGCGCAGGCGTGA
- a CDS encoding DNA-directed RNA polymerase subunit alpha yields MERPNIECVEKSPDDRYGRFVVEPLERGYGTTLGNSLRRILLSSLPGAAVTSVKIDGVLHEFSSLPGVLEDVTDIILNIKGLAIKMHGDGPQVMRIEAEGEGEVTAADIQTGPDIEIVNPDHHIATLDKNGRLAMEMTVERGRGYVPADRNKRPDQPIGVIPIDSIFSPIRRVNYQVTDTRVGQVTNYDRLTLDIWTNGTIAPDEAASFAAKILAEHLNLFIGLTDKVGNVEIMVEKEGDERDRLLSQSIDELELSVRSYNCLKRAGINTIGELVAKTPEDMMKVRNLGKKSLEEVQEKLAALGLSLRQSED; encoded by the coding sequence ATGGAACGCCCCAACATCGAGTGTGTGGAGAAATCCCCTGACGATCGTTACGGCCGGTTCGTGGTCGAACCGCTGGAGCGCGGCTACGGGACGACGCTGGGCAATTCGCTGCGTCGCATTCTCCTGTCCTCGCTGCCGGGCGCCGCGGTGACGTCCGTGAAGATCGACGGGGTTCTTCACGAATTCTCCAGCCTTCCGGGCGTGCTGGAGGACGTGACGGACATCATCCTCAACATCAAGGGTCTCGCGATCAAGATGCACGGCGACGGGCCGCAGGTCATGCGCATCGAGGCGGAGGGCGAGGGCGAGGTCACGGCTGCGGACATCCAGACGGGGCCGGACATCGAGATCGTCAACCCGGATCATCACATCGCCACGCTCGACAAGAACGGCCGCCTCGCCATGGAGATGACGGTCGAGCGTGGACGGGGCTACGTGCCGGCGGACCGCAACAAGCGGCCCGACCAGCCGATCGGCGTGATCCCGATCGACTCGATCTTCTCGCCCATTCGGCGCGTGAACTACCAGGTCACGGACACGCGCGTCGGCCAGGTCACCAACTACGACCGGCTCACGCTCGACATCTGGACCAACGGCACCATCGCGCCGGATGAGGCGGCCAGCTTCGCCGCGAAGATCCTGGCGGAGCACCTGAACCTCTTCATCGGCTTGACCGACAAGGTCGGCAACGTCGAGATCATGGTGGAGAAGGAAGGCGACGAGCGCGACCGCCTTCTCAGCCAGAGCATCGACGAGCTCGAACTCTCCGTGCGCTCGTACAACTGCCTGAAGCGGGCGGGCATCAACACCATCGGCGAGCTCGTCGCGAAGACGCCCGAGGACATGATGAAGGTCCGCAACCTCGGGAAGAAGTCGCTTGAGGAAGTGCAGGAGAAGCTCGCCGCGCTCGGCTTGAGCCTCCGGCAGAGCGAAGACTAG
- the rplM gene encoding 50S ribosomal protein L13, which translates to MSVNFNKTYQANGEQVERKWYVIDADGLILGRLASEVARILRGKHKPIYTPSVDTGDHVIVINASKVRLTGNKLQKKMYYRHSNWPEGLKAMNYAKFLATRPERVIEKAVRGMLPRNSLGRQMFRKLKVYAGPQHPHEAQKPVKLELPQARA; encoded by the coding sequence ATGAGCGTGAACTTCAACAAGACCTACCAGGCCAACGGCGAACAGGTTGAGCGCAAGTGGTACGTCATCGACGCCGACGGCCTGATCCTCGGTCGTCTGGCCAGCGAGGTCGCGCGGATTTTGCGCGGCAAGCACAAGCCCATCTACACGCCGAGCGTCGACACCGGCGACCACGTCATCGTCATCAACGCGAGCAAGGTGCGGTTGACGGGCAACAAGCTTCAAAAGAAGATGTACTACCGCCACTCGAACTGGCCGGAGGGCCTCAAGGCCATGAACTACGCCAAGTTCCTGGCCACGCGCCCGGAGCGGGTCATCGAGAAGGCGGTGCGCGGCATGCTGCCGCGGAACTCGCTCGGCCGGCAGATGTTCCGCAAGCTCAAGGTCTACGCCGGACCGCAGCACCCGCATGAGGCGCAGAAGCCGGTCAAGCTGGAGCTGCCGCAGGCTCGCGCCTGA
- the accC gene encoding acetyl-CoA carboxylase biotin carboxylase subunit, translated as MYRKVLVANRGEIAVRVLRACRELGIRTVAIYSEADKDAYHVQFADEAYPVGPAPASQSYLNIAAIIDVASRAEVEAIHPGYGFLAENAHFAAVCRTWGIDFIGPSPEAIEQMGDKARARELMKRSGVPVIPGSEGTVRGLEEALAVAQEIGFPVLVKAAAGGGGRGIRVVHDANELKAAVESAEREAKSSFGSGEVYVEKYLASPRHIEFQILADRHGHTLSLYERDSSIQRRRQKIVEEAPSPVLTPELRARMSEAAVRAAEAVNYTGAGTIEFLVEDDQFYFIEMNTRIQVEHPVTEMTLGVDIVKEQIRVAAGQALPFRQEDLKPRGWSIEFRVNAEDPDRNFLPSPGTITRVRWPHGLGVRVDEGVTAGSVVQPFYDSLLAKVIVWGADREEALARARRAFQECEIEGVKTTIPLFRRLLDHPDFVEGRYSTRWLEETAFVNR; from the coding sequence ATGTACCGCAAAGTCCTGGTGGCCAACCGCGGCGAGATCGCCGTACGCGTGCTGCGCGCCTGCCGCGAGCTCGGCATCCGCACCGTGGCCATCTACTCGGAAGCCGACAAGGACGCCTACCACGTCCAGTTCGCCGACGAAGCCTACCCGGTCGGCCCGGCCCCGGCCAGCCAGAGCTACCTGAACATCGCCGCGATCATCGACGTCGCCAGCCGCGCCGAGGTGGAAGCCATCCACCCGGGCTACGGGTTCCTCGCAGAGAATGCCCACTTCGCGGCCGTCTGCCGCACCTGGGGCATCGACTTCATCGGCCCCTCCCCCGAGGCCATCGAGCAGATGGGCGACAAGGCGCGCGCGAGAGAGCTCATGAAGCGTTCCGGGGTGCCCGTCATCCCGGGCAGCGAGGGCACGGTGCGCGGCCTTGAGGAGGCGCTGGCCGTGGCCCAGGAGATCGGCTTCCCCGTGCTCGTCAAGGCGGCGGCCGGGGGCGGCGGGCGCGGCATCCGCGTGGTCCACGACGCGAACGAGCTGAAGGCCGCGGTCGAGAGCGCGGAGCGCGAGGCCAAGTCCTCCTTCGGCAGCGGCGAGGTGTACGTGGAGAAGTACCTCGCCAGCCCGCGCCACATCGAGTTCCAGATCCTCGCCGACCGGCACGGCCACACCCTGAGCCTCTACGAGCGCGACTCCTCCATCCAGCGGCGGCGCCAGAAGATTGTCGAGGAGGCGCCGAGCCCCGTCCTGACGCCGGAGTTGCGCGCGCGCATGTCGGAGGCGGCCGTCCGCGCCGCCGAGGCCGTGAACTACACCGGCGCCGGCACCATCGAGTTCCTCGTCGAGGACGATCAGTTCTACTTCATCGAAATGAACACGCGCATCCAGGTGGAGCACCCGGTCACGGAGATGACGCTCGGCGTCGACATCGTCAAGGAGCAGATCCGCGTCGCCGCCGGGCAGGCGCTGCCCTTCCGGCAGGAGGACCTGAAGCCGCGCGGCTGGTCCATCGAGTTCCGCGTCAACGCGGAGGACCCCGACCGCAACTTCCTGCCTTCGCCGGGGACGATCACCCGCGTCCGCTGGCCGCACGGCCTTGGAGTGCGCGTCGACGAAGGCGTCACGGCCGGCTCGGTGGTGCAGCCGTTCTACGACTCTCTGCTCGCGAAGGTGATTGTCTGGGGAGCCGACCGCGAGGAGGCGCTGGCGCGGGCGCGGCGCGCCTTCCAGGAGTGCGAGATCGAGGGCGTGAAGACGACGATCCCGCTCTTCCGCCGCCTGCTCGACCACCCCGACTTCGTCGAGGGCCGCTACAGCACGCGGTGGCTTGAGGAGACGGCATTCGTCAATCGTTGA
- the rpsD gene encoding 30S ribosomal protein S4, whose protein sequence is MARYTGPVCRLCRREGQKLFLKGQRCYTPKCPIEKKAVPPGQHGLTRRKLSDYGLHLREKQKARRFYGVLERQFRNYVERAERAKGVTGERLLQILESRLDNVVYRLGFALSRRHARQLVLHGHFSVNGRKVNVPSYLVRPGDVIEVRERSRDLPFFKDVMQGAVDASVPEWLSSNREQLRGEVLRLPLREEIDAPVQESLIVEHYSR, encoded by the coding sequence ATGGCACGTTACACTGGGCCGGTCTGCCGCCTGTGCCGCCGCGAGGGCCAGAAGCTGTTCCTGAAGGGCCAGCGCTGCTACACGCCCAAGTGCCCGATCGAAAAGAAGGCCGTTCCGCCGGGGCAGCACGGCCTGACCCGCCGGAAGCTGTCGGACTACGGCCTGCACTTGCGCGAAAAGCAGAAGGCGCGCCGCTTCTACGGCGTCCTTGAGCGCCAGTTCCGCAACTACGTGGAGCGGGCGGAGCGCGCGAAGGGCGTCACGGGCGAACGCCTGTTGCAGATCCTGGAGTCGCGTCTCGACAACGTCGTGTACCGTCTGGGGTTCGCCCTTTCGCGCCGTCACGCGCGCCAGCTGGTGCTGCACGGCCACTTCAGCGTCAACGGCCGCAAGGTCAACGTCCCCTCCTACCTGGTGCGGCCGGGCGACGTCATCGAGGTGCGCGAGCGCAGCCGCGACCTGCCGTTCTTCAAGGACGTCATGCAGGGCGCGGTGGACGCCAGCGTGCCGGAGTGGCTGTCGTCCAACCGCGAGCAGCTCCGGGGCGAAGTGCTGCGCCTGCCGTTGCGCGAAGAGATCGACGCGCCGGTGCAGGAGAGCCTGATCGTCGAGCACTACTCGCGTTAA
- the rpsI gene encoding 30S ribosomal protein S9, whose translation MFYWGTGRRKEAVARVRLLPGKGRVIVNDRPIEEYFKVPTLQATALEPLHAVDAAGKYDVFVRVCGGGISGQAGAVRHGIARALVRADAELRPVLKKAGYLTRDPRMKERRKYGLKKARKAPQFSKR comes from the coding sequence ATGTTCTACTGGGGCACCGGTCGGCGCAAGGAGGCGGTCGCGCGCGTGCGGCTCCTGCCCGGCAAGGGCCGGGTGATCGTCAACGACCGGCCCATCGAGGAGTACTTCAAGGTTCCGACGCTCCAGGCGACCGCGTTGGAGCCCCTGCACGCCGTGGACGCGGCCGGCAAGTACGACGTGTTCGTCCGCGTGTGCGGCGGCGGCATCTCCGGCCAGGCGGGCGCCGTGCGGCACGGGATTGCCCGCGCCCTCGTGCGCGCCGACGCGGAACTGCGCCCGGTGCTCAAGAAGGCGGGCTACCTCACCCGCGACCCGCGGATGAAGGAACGCCGCAAGTACGGCTTGAAGAAGGCGCGCAAGGCGCCGCAGTTCTCGAAGCGCTGA
- the truA gene encoding tRNA pseudouridine(38-40) synthase TruA has protein sequence MLLTVAFEGTRYQGFQLQGKGEDTVQARLEAAWARVTGTPARAIPSGRTDAGVHAAAMPVQFRVPCRIPLERLPLALNAQLPDDIVVRAARAVPPGFHARFDARGKTYVYNLWCEATVPPFWSRYAWLHARPVDVDAMAEAARLLSGRHDFAAFGRAGRPVRDTVRTVKLSLARRGPLITVWAEGDGFLYKMVRALVGTLVEVGRGAMRPDAVRALIDGPARRADAPAAGPTAPARGLCLVEVRYDWGAVTGHDFIDILPCPSLE, from the coding sequence GTGCTGCTGACGGTCGCGTTCGAGGGCACGCGGTACCAGGGGTTCCAGCTCCAGGGCAAGGGCGAGGACACGGTGCAGGCGCGCCTCGAAGCCGCCTGGGCGCGCGTCACGGGGACGCCCGCGCGCGCCATCCCCTCCGGCCGCACGGATGCCGGCGTGCACGCGGCGGCCATGCCCGTGCAGTTCCGGGTGCCGTGCCGCATTCCCCTCGAGCGATTGCCCCTGGCGCTCAACGCCCAGCTGCCGGACGACATCGTCGTGCGCGCGGCGCGGGCCGTGCCGCCGGGCTTCCACGCCCGCTTCGACGCGCGGGGCAAGACGTACGTGTACAACCTCTGGTGCGAGGCGACGGTGCCCCCGTTCTGGTCGCGCTACGCGTGGCTGCACGCGCGGCCGGTGGACGTCGACGCCATGGCCGAAGCCGCCCGCCTGCTCTCCGGCCGGCACGACTTCGCCGCCTTCGGCCGCGCGGGGCGGCCGGTGCGGGACACCGTGCGCACGGTCAAGCTGTCGCTGGCGCGCCGCGGCCCGCTGATCACGGTCTGGGCGGAGGGTGACGGCTTCCTGTACAAGATGGTGCGCGCGCTTGTGGGAACGCTGGTCGAGGTGGGACGCGGGGCCATGCGGCCGGACGCCGTGCGCGCGCTGATCGACGGCCCCGCGAGGCGGGCGGACGCGCCGGCCGCCGGCCCGACGGCGCCCGCGCGAGGCTTGTGCCTCGTCGAGGTGCGGTACGATTGGGGCGCCGTCACCGGGCACGATTTCATTGACATCCTGCCGTGCCCTTCTTTAGAATAG
- a CDS encoding N-acetylmuramoyl-L-alanine amidase, which produces MRAGWRRVRPSARDRLGAWAAAVTGPATRPGKAPRPWLQAVAVFGACLLLATAVRSAAYGMERAAEARVIKGVVSSFAGKRVLVDPGHGGIDPGALGPGGIEEDELTLQISLKLAEMLRAAGATVLLTRADGNDLSGMTAQRYRERKVKDLWARVEVMNRFQPDLVVSIHCNAYPSPTWRGAQAFYDGKYHEESKRLAVAIQDALRRLTPTNRWANGNINHLILKQAPAPAVTVEVGFLSNPDEARLLTQPEYQQRVAFAVFLGMAQYLMGAAPQGTTVND; this is translated from the coding sequence GTGAGGGCGGGGTGGCGGCGAGTCAGGCCGAGCGCGCGCGACCGGCTGGGCGCCTGGGCGGCTGCGGTGACGGGCCCGGCCACGCGCCCGGGCAAAGCTCCACGGCCGTGGCTGCAGGCGGTCGCCGTCTTCGGCGCGTGCCTCCTGCTCGCCACGGCCGTCCGCAGCGCGGCGTACGGAATGGAGCGCGCGGCCGAGGCGCGCGTCATCAAGGGCGTCGTCAGCAGCTTCGCCGGCAAGCGCGTGCTCGTCGACCCCGGCCACGGCGGCATCGACCCGGGCGCCCTGGGGCCGGGCGGCATCGAGGAGGACGAACTCACCCTTCAGATCTCGCTCAAGCTGGCGGAGATGCTGCGCGCCGCGGGCGCCACGGTGCTCCTGACGCGCGCCGACGGGAACGACCTCTCCGGCATGACAGCGCAACGCTACCGCGAGCGCAAGGTGAAGGACCTCTGGGCGCGGGTGGAAGTGATGAACCGCTTCCAGCCTGATCTCGTCGTCAGCATCCACTGCAACGCCTACCCGTCTCCCACGTGGCGCGGCGCGCAGGCCTTCTACGACGGCAAGTACCACGAGGAGAGCAAGCGGCTCGCCGTGGCGATCCAGGACGCCCTGCGCCGGCTCACGCCGACGAACCGCTGGGCCAACGGCAACATCAACCACCTGATCCTCAAGCAGGCGCCGGCCCCGGCGGTCACGGTCGAGGTCGGGTTCCTTTCGAATCCGGACGAGGCGCGGCTGCTGACCCAGCCCGAGTACCAGCAGCGCGTCGCGTTCGCCGTCTTCCTTGGCATGGCCCAGTACCTCATGGGCGCGGCTCCGCAGGGCACGACCGTCAACGATTGA
- a CDS encoding GNAT family N-acetyltransferase, with protein sequence MTGEKDALQETPDLPGASGLEGPALRLEPLEPRHRDGLLEAAGGDAGIFEWLSLELTSPEAVDQFVAEALEARARGVAQPFAVVRKADGKILGSTRYMDIDRRNRTLEIGWTWYAREAWGTRVNPEAKYLLLAHAFEAWGANRVTLKTDVKNLRSQAAIRKLGAQYEGTLRNHRVRRDGTLRDTVIFSILPEEWPRVKEGLLRRLGWGEDGTGPRPEGPPA encoded by the coding sequence ATGACCGGCGAGAAGGATGCTCTTCAGGAAACGCCGGACCTGCCCGGCGCGAGCGGGCTGGAGGGCCCGGCGCTGCGTTTGGAGCCGCTTGAGCCGCGCCATCGCGACGGGCTTCTGGAGGCTGCGGGCGGGGACGCCGGCATCTTCGAGTGGCTTTCGCTTGAGCTGACCTCGCCCGAGGCCGTCGACCAGTTCGTGGCCGAGGCCCTGGAGGCTCGAGCCCGCGGCGTGGCGCAGCCGTTCGCCGTCGTGCGGAAAGCGGACGGCAAGATCCTGGGCAGCACGCGGTACATGGACATCGACCGGCGGAACCGCACGCTGGAGATCGGCTGGACGTGGTACGCGCGCGAGGCGTGGGGCACGCGCGTCAACCCGGAGGCGAAGTACCTGCTGCTCGCGCACGCGTTCGAGGCGTGGGGCGCGAACCGCGTGACGCTGAAGACGGACGTCAAGAACCTGCGCTCGCAGGCCGCGATCCGCAAGCTCGGCGCGCAGTATGAGGGCACGCTGCGCAACCACCGTGTGCGACGCGACGGCACCCTGCGCGACACCGTGATCTTCTCGATCCTGCCCGAAGAGTGGCCGCGCGTGAAGGAGGGGCTCCTCCGCCGGCTCGGGTGGGGCGAGGACGGAACCGGGCCACGCCCGGAGGGCCCGCCCGCGTAA
- a CDS encoding energy-coupling factor transporter transmembrane protein EcfT — translation MKAVTLGQYVAGDTALHRLDARTKLVGLALLILALFVTSSGAVYGAIAALLAAATVAARARLDALWRGLRPILVLVLITSAINAFSVPGEALARVGPLALTRPGLAIAAALGVRLLLLVWATTLLTMTTSPLLLTDALERLLTPLKRVRFPVHELALMMSIALRFIPTIFDEADRIMKAQASRGADFESGSLWRRAQALVPVLVPLFVAAFRRAEDLALAMEARAYAGGEARTRYRETRMGARDWLALAALAALAAWALAARGAGPA, via the coding sequence GTGAAGGCCGTCACGCTGGGCCAGTACGTGGCCGGGGACACGGCCCTGCACCGGCTGGACGCGCGCACGAAGCTCGTCGGGCTGGCGCTCCTGATCCTGGCGCTGTTTGTGACGTCGTCCGGAGCCGTCTACGGGGCGATCGCCGCGCTGCTGGCGGCGGCCACCGTGGCCGCGCGGGCGCGGCTGGACGCCCTGTGGCGCGGCCTGCGGCCGATTCTCGTGCTCGTGTTGATCACGTCGGCGATCAACGCGTTCTCCGTCCCCGGAGAGGCGCTGGCGCGCGTCGGACCTTTGGCGCTCACGCGTCCGGGGCTGGCGATCGCGGCCGCGCTGGGCGTTCGCCTCCTGCTGCTCGTGTGGGCGACGACGCTCCTCACCATGACGACCTCGCCGCTCCTGCTGACGGACGCGCTGGAGCGCCTTTTGACGCCGCTGAAGCGCGTCCGCTTCCCGGTGCACGAGCTGGCGCTCATGATGTCCATCGCGCTGCGCTTCATTCCGACGATCTTTGACGAAGCCGACCGCATCATGAAGGCGCAGGCGTCCCGCGGCGCGGACTTCGAGTCGGGCTCGCTCTGGCGGCGCGCCCAGGCCCTGGTGCCGGTGCTCGTGCCGCTCTTCGTCGCGGCGTTCCGGCGCGCGGAGGACCTGGCGCTCGCCATGGAAGCCCGCGCGTACGCGGGCGGCGAGGCGCGCACGCGTTACCGCGAGACGCGCATGGGGGCGCGCGACTGGCTCGCGCTGGCGGCGCTGGCGGCGCTCGCGGCGTGGGCGCTGGCGGCGCGAGGAGCGGGGCCGGCGTAA